From a single Silene latifolia isolate original U9 population chromosome 6, ASM4854445v1, whole genome shotgun sequence genomic region:
- the LOC141586918 gene encoding putative choline kinase 1 isoform X1 — translation MAIKTNGFLNGSLPEELMQILVTLASTWEDVENPTEIQVKALSGAMTNQVFQIIWLTEKTDLHRKVLVRIYGDGVDIFFNRDDEIRTFECLSHHGQGPRLLGRFPDGRVEEFIHARTLSAEDLRDPEISALIASKMKEFHSLNMPGAKTAVLWSRLRRWLRKAKNLCSETDIKVFGLDRLDDEIQEIEKELTLDDQEIGFCHNDLQYGNIMMDEETKAITLIDYEYSSYNPVAYDLANHFCEMAANYHSDTPHILDYSKYPDQEERGRFIYAYLSSSGEEPSGSEVEDFLQLVEKYSLANHLFWGLWGIISAYVNKIDFDYKEYARQRFQQYWLRKRQLLGPSLLPLDDAETA, via the exons ATGGCAATCAAGACAAACGGGTTCTTAAACGGATCATTGCCCGAAGAATTGATGCAAATTCTTGTAACATTGGCATCGACTTGGGAAGATGTCGAAAACCCGACTGAAATTCAAGTCAAGGCATTAAGTGGAGCCATGACTAATCAAGTGTTTCAAATAATTTGGCTTACTGAAAAGACTGATCTTCATAGGAAAGTTCTGGTTAGAATTTATGGTGATGGGGTTGACATCTTTTTCAACCGGGATGATGAAATTCGTACCTTTGAATGCTTATCTCACCATGGTCAAGGTCCTCGTCTTCTTGGCCGCTTCCCTGATGGTCGCGTTGAGGAGTTCATTCATGCCAGG ACACTATCAGCAGAAGATTTGCGTGACCCAGAAATATCAGCTTTAATAGCATCTAAAATGAAGGAATTTCACAGCCTTAACATGCCTGGCGCAAAAACTGCTGTCTTGTGGAGCAGACTAAG GCGTTGGTTGAGGAAGGCTAAGAACTTATGTTCAGAAACTGATATCAAGGTGTTTGGACTAGACCGTCTAGATGACGAAATCCAGGAGATTGAAAAAGAGCTGACACTGGATGATCAAGAGATCGGGTTTTGTCATAATGACCTTCAGTATGGAAACATAATGATGGATGAGGAAACTAAAGCAATCACACTTATT GACTACGAGTACTCAAGCTATAACCCTGTTGCTTATGACCTTGCTAATCACTTTTGTGAAATGGCTGCCAATTATCATTCTGATACTCCTCATATACTCGATTACAGCAAATACCCAG ATCAAGAGGAGCGCGGAAGATTCATCTATGCTTATTTGAGCTCATCAG GAGAAGAACCTAGTGGGAGTGAAGTGGAAGACTTTCTGCAACTTGTTGAGAAGTACTCACTTGCAAACCATCTCTTCTGGGGCCTTTGGGGCATCATCTCG GCTTATGTGAATAAGATCGACTTCGATTACAAGGAGTATGCAAGGCAGAGGTTCCAGCAGTACTGGCTAAGGAAGCGTCAACTCCTTGGTCCATCTTTACTACCACTTGACGATGCTGAAACTGCATAG
- the LOC141586917 gene encoding large ribosomal subunit protein P3z-like, with product MGVYTFICKKSGSAWSAKQHDGDLECSGDSEHSLQNQLLQTALKTGDSGSVQSSFSYITPSSAVAQVIIGGAVAASFVGGGGGGAAAPSGGAAAAEAPKEEKKAEKEESEDEDMGFSLFD from the exons ATGGGAGTATACACGTTCATCTGCAAGAAATCAGGAAGTGCATGGAGCGCCAAGCAACACGATGGCGACCTAGAATGCTCTGGTGACTCCGAGCACTCTCTTCAGAATCAACTCCTTCAAACTGCCCTTAAAACCGGTGACTCTGGTTCTGTTCAGTCTTCTTTCTCTTACATCACTCCTTCATCCGCCGTTGCTCAG GTGATCATTGGTGGTGCTGTTGCTGCTTcctttgttggtggtggtggaggtggtgcAGCCGCTCCTTCAGGTGGAGCAGCTGCTGCTGAAGCTCCCAAGGAAGAGAAGAAGGCAGAGAAGGAAGAGAGTGAGGATGAAGACATGGGTTTCTCTCTCTTTGATTAG
- the LOC141586918 gene encoding putative choline kinase 1 isoform X2: MAIKTNGFLNGSLPEELMQILVTLASTWEDVENPTEIQVKALSGAMTNQVFQIIWLTEKTDLHRKVLVRIYGDGVDIFFNRDDEIRTFECLSHHGQGPRLLGRFPDGRVEEFIHARTLSAEDLRDPEISALIASKMKEFHSLNMPGAKTAVLWSRLRRWLRKAKNLCSETDIKVFGLDRLDDEIQEIEKELTLDDQEIGFCHNDLQYGNIMMDEETKAITLIDYEYSSYNPVAYDLANHFCEMAANYHSDTPHILDYSKYPDQEERGRFIYAYLSSSEEPSGSEVEDFLQLVEKYSLANHLFWGLWGIISAYVNKIDFDYKEYARQRFQQYWLRKRQLLGPSLLPLDDAETA; encoded by the exons ATGGCAATCAAGACAAACGGGTTCTTAAACGGATCATTGCCCGAAGAATTGATGCAAATTCTTGTAACATTGGCATCGACTTGGGAAGATGTCGAAAACCCGACTGAAATTCAAGTCAAGGCATTAAGTGGAGCCATGACTAATCAAGTGTTTCAAATAATTTGGCTTACTGAAAAGACTGATCTTCATAGGAAAGTTCTGGTTAGAATTTATGGTGATGGGGTTGACATCTTTTTCAACCGGGATGATGAAATTCGTACCTTTGAATGCTTATCTCACCATGGTCAAGGTCCTCGTCTTCTTGGCCGCTTCCCTGATGGTCGCGTTGAGGAGTTCATTCATGCCAGG ACACTATCAGCAGAAGATTTGCGTGACCCAGAAATATCAGCTTTAATAGCATCTAAAATGAAGGAATTTCACAGCCTTAACATGCCTGGCGCAAAAACTGCTGTCTTGTGGAGCAGACTAAG GCGTTGGTTGAGGAAGGCTAAGAACTTATGTTCAGAAACTGATATCAAGGTGTTTGGACTAGACCGTCTAGATGACGAAATCCAGGAGATTGAAAAAGAGCTGACACTGGATGATCAAGAGATCGGGTTTTGTCATAATGACCTTCAGTATGGAAACATAATGATGGATGAGGAAACTAAAGCAATCACACTTATT GACTACGAGTACTCAAGCTATAACCCTGTTGCTTATGACCTTGCTAATCACTTTTGTGAAATGGCTGCCAATTATCATTCTGATACTCCTCATATACTCGATTACAGCAAATACCCAG ATCAAGAGGAGCGCGGAAGATTCATCTATGCTTATTTGAGCTCATCAG AAGAACCTAGTGGGAGTGAAGTGGAAGACTTTCTGCAACTTGTTGAGAAGTACTCACTTGCAAACCATCTCTTCTGGGGCCTTTGGGGCATCATCTCG GCTTATGTGAATAAGATCGACTTCGATTACAAGGAGTATGCAAGGCAGAGGTTCCAGCAGTACTGGCTAAGGAAGCGTCAACTCCTTGGTCCATCTTTACTACCACTTGACGATGCTGAAACTGCATAG